From the genome of Bradyrhizobium sp. SZCCHNS1050, one region includes:
- a CDS encoding threonine ammonia-lyase yields MTATDLNALPVTANDVRAAAETIGGAVLATACNQSRTLGEICGCNVWLKFENLQFTSSFKERGALNRLNALSAEQRERGVIAMSAGNHAQGVAYNARRLGIPATIVMPVGTPMVKVENTKRHGAEVVISGATLEEAGAFAREHGAAHGMTMIHPYDDPLIIAGQGTVALEMLAVVPELDTLVVPIGGGGLISGMAVAARAIKPGLRIVGVQAELYPSMYNAIRSSQLPMRGDTLAEGIAVKSPGRITTEIIRHLVDDILLVNEPQIERALATLISIEKTVVEGAGAVGLAAVLAHPAQFAGRNVGLVLSGGNIDTRLIASVLTRELAREGRLTQLSIDIVDRPGQLAAVSTLLADAGANIIEVSHQRTFSDLPAKATLLELVIETRDQAHLNDVMAKLVAANFKARCT; encoded by the coding sequence ATGACCGCCACTGATCTGAACGCGCTGCCCGTCACCGCCAACGATGTGCGGGCCGCCGCCGAGACCATCGGTGGCGCCGTGCTCGCGACGGCCTGCAACCAGAGCCGGACGCTCGGCGAGATCTGCGGCTGCAACGTCTGGCTGAAATTCGAGAACCTGCAGTTCACGTCGTCGTTCAAGGAGCGCGGCGCGCTGAACCGGCTGAATGCGCTGTCCGCCGAGCAGCGCGAACGCGGCGTGATCGCGATGTCGGCCGGCAACCACGCGCAGGGCGTCGCGTATAACGCGCGGCGTCTCGGCATTCCCGCGACCATCGTGATGCCGGTGGGCACGCCGATGGTGAAGGTGGAGAACACCAAGCGGCACGGCGCCGAGGTCGTGATTTCCGGCGCCACCTTGGAGGAGGCGGGCGCGTTCGCCAGGGAGCACGGCGCGGCGCACGGCATGACCATGATCCATCCTTACGACGATCCACTGATCATCGCAGGGCAGGGCACGGTGGCGCTGGAGATGCTCGCGGTGGTCCCCGAGCTCGATACGCTCGTGGTGCCGATCGGCGGCGGCGGGCTGATCTCCGGCATGGCGGTCGCGGCGCGCGCAATCAAGCCGGGCTTGCGCATCGTCGGCGTTCAGGCCGAACTCTATCCGTCGATGTACAACGCCATCCGCAGCAGTCAGCTGCCGATGCGCGGCGACACGCTCGCCGAGGGCATCGCGGTGAAATCGCCGGGCCGGATCACGACCGAGATCATCCGCCATCTCGTCGACGATATCCTGCTGGTCAACGAGCCGCAGATCGAGCGTGCGCTCGCCACGCTGATCTCGATCGAGAAGACGGTGGTCGAAGGCGCCGGCGCCGTCGGTCTCGCCGCAGTGCTCGCGCACCCCGCGCAGTTTGCCGGCCGCAATGTCGGCCTGGTGCTGAGCGGCGGCAACATCGACACCCGACTGATCGCCTCGGTGCTCACCCGCGAGCTCGCTCGCGAGGGGCGGCTGACGCAGCTGTCGATCGACATCGTCGATCGTCCCGGACAACTCGCTGCCGTGTCGACGCTGCTCGCCGATGCCGGCGCCAACATCATCGAGGTGTCGCATCAGCGAACGTTCTCGGACCTGCCGGCCAAGGCGACCCTGCTCGAGCTGGTGATCGAGACGCGCGACCAGGCGCATCTCAACGACGTGATGGCGAAGCTCGTCGCCGCAAATTTCAAGGCGCGCTGCACCTGA
- a CDS encoding extracellular solute-binding protein, translated as MRLLAKLGLAAAACLLWATVASADTTVKWLHIEVNPAQVKIWEEVARAYEASHPGVKIEMQFLENEAYKAKLPTILQSKDRPNIIYSWAGGVLKAQIEAGVLEDITEQVKGYSDSVTPAALAAFTDGGHVYGLPISLSQVGFVCNKELMAKAKVDPTAIKSWDDLLSAVKTLKAAGVTPIVVGGADKWPLHFYWTHLAVRIGGKPAFDAALRGENGGFAGDTFVKSGELFKQLVDLQPFQNGFLGFKNPQAVGYFGDGKAAMTLAISSVYNLQRALAADKVGLSEDKICWFDFPVVQGGKGAPTDTLGGITGWLVTKGSPKEAVDFLKYFISKDVQTRLAAGNFIIPVVQGADAGLNNSFMKLIASNLAKSNYHQNFYDQSLGPSVGRVVNDVSAEIAGGSMSPQEAAKAIEAARKQGN; from the coding sequence ATGAGACTGCTCGCGAAGCTGGGACTCGCCGCTGCCGCATGCCTGCTCTGGGCCACCGTCGCGAGCGCCGATACCACCGTGAAATGGCTGCATATCGAGGTCAATCCAGCCCAGGTGAAGATCTGGGAGGAGGTGGCCCGCGCCTATGAGGCGTCGCATCCGGGCGTCAAGATCGAGATGCAGTTCCTCGAGAACGAGGCCTACAAGGCCAAGCTGCCGACCATCCTGCAGTCCAAGGACCGGCCGAACATCATCTACAGCTGGGCGGGCGGTGTCCTGAAGGCGCAGATCGAGGCTGGCGTGCTCGAGGACATCACCGAGCAGGTGAAAGGCTACAGCGACAGCGTGACTCCGGCGGCGCTCGCGGCATTCACCGATGGCGGCCACGTCTACGGCCTTCCGATCTCGCTGTCGCAGGTCGGCTTCGTCTGCAACAAGGAGCTGATGGCCAAGGCCAAGGTCGATCCCACGGCGATCAAGAGCTGGGACGATCTGCTGAGCGCCGTGAAGACGTTGAAGGCGGCCGGCGTGACCCCGATCGTGGTCGGCGGCGCCGACAAATGGCCGCTGCATTTCTACTGGACGCATCTTGCGGTGCGGATCGGCGGCAAGCCGGCATTCGACGCGGCGCTGCGCGGCGAGAATGGCGGCTTTGCCGGCGACACCTTCGTCAAATCAGGCGAGCTGTTCAAGCAGCTCGTCGATCTCCAGCCATTCCAGAATGGCTTTCTTGGCTTCAAGAACCCGCAGGCCGTCGGATATTTCGGCGATGGCAAGGCGGCGATGACGCTCGCGATCAGCTCCGTCTACAATCTGCAGCGGGCGCTCGCCGCCGACAAGGTCGGCTTGAGCGAAGACAAGATCTGCTGGTTCGATTTTCCGGTCGTGCAAGGCGGCAAGGGCGCGCCGACGGATACGCTCGGCGGCATCACCGGCTGGTTGGTCACCAAGGGCTCGCCCAAGGAAGCCGTCGATTTCCTGAAGTACTTCATCTCCAAGGACGTCCAGACACGGTTGGCGGCGGGAAATTTCATCATCCCGGTGGTGCAGGGCGCGGACGCCGGCCTCAACAATTCCTTCATGAAGCTGATCGCGTCCAATCTGGCCAAATCGAACTATCACCAGAACTTCTATGACCAGAGCCTCGGCCCCTCCGTCGGTCGCGTCGTCAACGATGTCTCCGCGGAGATAGCCGGCGGCAGCATGAGTCCGCAGGAGGCTGCCAAGGCGATCGAGGCAGCGCGGAAGCAGGGCAACTGA